One Bombyx mori chromosome 28, ASM3026992v2 DNA segment encodes these proteins:
- the LOC101739483 gene encoding mucin-2 yields the protein MAHKNVLRYACLITVLAFSSAEKKNGRWSRQISSYTADISDWVPLSGPVEREPEMPQIKRQAVAEPRILTESLTRPTAFGQEIFPQRAFYNSPANRQLFLQSVPAVPSAPQNFLTEQSFGQAIKFGLAQPSFPLGQGYVSPQLSFETIPRPQAALTNPVKFESFPKPLPTPQVKTFISQPPKPQDSAPQFVDGYRAENTSNNYYSQSKKPQSLQKIKFENTEKVNTRTEPTQNGQKLEREEVQLLYVPVESLNRGQFNFRSPITSPQIVSTDIYNQGLPNPTAIKQTYTNFQRPTPKSEMYPEQTYVSNFNQFKTPNVPKYSTTTSPFPTAAPTTPKPKKLKPHQPPLAIFLSQETGKTSQMKVGDVLSSLKTASTIAVLDSVNPLNAPKVFIGPSTLTPPDHYVKFELPYLSNIQNSDKKLKQLPFFVAPLSYNTPQGFAKIPFPSPHVGSVVINSQIKEPTTQTTVSNVVPQSYYPTTPPRKEQKLVTQKPSVSFYSTVPPRANTNFQTNYYSFEPQMVSSIKPQKEEVVTLPPKRVNYFLNNAQPQYTQHIKFPDNNFSPQETYRTSTQTQPTTTTTQRPTTTTSTTTTIRQSTYPSQLLETHNPYSINQAFHFSTPLDYHSYFEDIKEPSPTPGPQDIKISSTLKPITTTTQRDTEVATQRQYQQQSTPNYAQSYRPEEHYESEVQNSRYPVYNTNDYVSKSETNQELAIPETQSGHFKAQSNNENPTDYTNTKFTESKPNISEDEHRTEVSNQAPSSEDGSQTYEYNRYETIDQNEDTTTTTTTEASTRKNILRTRGRPRYTTSRPNSNESTTRYVATRRPLRERRPLPTRNKYEPNRLTTEKPKTPVDSNESTTRATRTRTRGRIQYRPTGTDYYDRKVKSNGKEEDLAYQRDVLHQNYPVTLMERSSTVDIEAITEPAKAQSDVPKTESLDTENAYSNEKMSFSQSGQSAVSEKEYKEDIYVPKYSLSGTGQTEPPYVPFLPSTRNEEYYYPSSDGSAPAEQEKYLETDKEESYSPETTSVNKSENFESNAYVTDIVNFASDDNLPAYSINDELSGDTLEDPTTPPDIEVTKVAKHESNSQEIEDDDSIETTPSYHRVRVRPGVVRQYHQSTTESSRVKSERRRPQGVTYRPAYDRKRTTMRIEEIEADLKTKQVHSRPEVEDFKHPVYKPEPSTEPVNTDSQETTTKRGHFRRRRPSYSHITSTTESSVTRRTYDIKNRFRGRRPTEKPSEKPEPTEVISSTTRSPLYTRYSPRPKLSERYTKKQESEEDVEDQDSNFSINRPSYVEPDSIFWSPKITNESFKPFNPNNIGDDKKVVTTERRSDRGSEMDIITVGNQDDDILISVTPAYNNRNSKNIPEIPPTLEAFVEQSKITKPDSVESMSTFESMLEEVMKSLEEQDQDEYTTKVMKHKGGEIGEIPPETISSDDASQPTSIAIEETTVESSADTEAVNEEEQERKTRRRGFWKKIKVRPVTDPIDVAESQYYSSTVNRLGQPIKNSKYNHEKSERYDKKIAVTTYKPAFQFIKDLFESNEDTMLRKVPPTVEITKIKETEKEDQQFTSKQNTTTEKSYLNPGDLDLGTGSPDPTIDDFYLTTTEATKIDRSEGFSFMDYFFGARSQEKESQETGTNVTTKTDFEITTESKPGIVTTETTYIPDEITTESNNESNGNPKKDVSADIDISASTVTPTVKFQTSSAEIETSSMSSFMDPANVVSTSMTTQVSHETEICFRGKCIKTSKGLL from the exons ATGGCGCACAAAAACGTGCTCCGATACGCCTGCCTCATTACGGTCCTGGCGTTTTCATCAGCTGAAAAGAAAAACGGAAGATGGTCCCGTCAAATCAGTTCATATACCGCCGACATCAGCGACTGGGTTCCCTTATCAGGTCCGGTCGAAAGAGAACCAGAAATGCCGCAGATCAAGAGACAAGCTGTCGCTGAACCAAGGATCTTGACAGAATCCCTAACGAGGCCAACGGCTTTTGGACAAGAGATATTTCCACAAAGAGCATTCTACAATTCTCCAGCTAACAGGCAATTGTTTTTGCAGTCTGTGCCTGCGGTACCTTCCGCGCCGCAAAACTTTTTGACAGAACAGAGCTTTGGACAAGCAATCAAATTTGGTCTCGCCCAACCATCATTTCCATTAGGCCAAGGTTATGTTTCACCTCAGCTGAGCTTCGAAACTATACCTAGGCCTCAAGCAGCACTAACAAATCCTGTCAAATTTGAGAGTTTCCCGAAACCTTTACCAACGCCACAAGTTAAGACTTTCATAAGTCAGCCACCTAAGCCACAGGACTCTGCACCCCAATTCGTTGACGGCTACCGTGCTGAGAATACGAGCAATAATTACTACAGCCAAAGCAAAAAACCGCAATCACTACAGAAGATCAAATTTGAAAACACAGAGAAAGTCAACACGAGAACAGAGCCAACACAAAATGGACAAAAATTAGAAAGAGAAGAAGTGCAACTGTTGTATGTGCCGGTGGAATCACTTAACAGGGGCCAGTTTAACTTCAGAAGCCCAATCACATCACCACAGATTGTCAGTACCGATATTTACAACCAAGGGTTACCGAATCCGACAGCAATTAAGCAAACCTATACTAATTTCCAAAGGCCTACACCAAAATCAGAGATGTACCCTGAGCAAACCTATGTCTCGAATTTTAACCAATTTAAAACACCCAATGTCCCAAAATATTCAACAACCACTTCACCGTTCCCGACCGCTGCACCAACGACACCGAAACCAAAGAAACTGAAACCTCACCAACCTCCTCTGGCCATATTCTTGAGTCAAGAAACTGGGAAGACCAGTCAAATGAAAGTAGGCGATGTACTGTCATCGTTGAAGACCGCCAGCACTATTGCTGTACTAGATTCCGTTAACCCCTTGAACGCTCCAAAAGTCTTCATAGGGCCATCAACACTGACTCCACCAGACCATTACGTGAAGTTTGAATTACCATATCtatcaaatattcaaaatagTGATAAAAAGCTGAAACAGCTGCCGTTCTTCGTTGCACCTCTGAGCTACAACACTCCCCAAGGATTCGCGAAGATTCCGTTCCCATCACCTCACGTGGGTTCTGTCGTAATCAACTCTCAGATCAAAGAACCGACTACCCAAACAACTGTTTCGAATGTTGTCCCACAATCCTATTACCCAACAACGCCTCCTCGTAAAGAGCAGAAGCTGGTAACTCAGAAACCTTCAGTGAGTTTTTATAGCACGGTACCTCCAAGAGCTAATACAAACTTCCAAACGAATTACTATTCGTTTGAGCCCCAGATGGTATCTTCAATAAAACCGCAAAAGGAAGAAGTAGTCACATTACCACCAAAGCGAGTTAATTATTTCTTGAACAATGCACAGCCGCAGTATACGCAACATATAAAATTCCCGGACAATAACTTCAGTCCTCAAGAAACGTACAGGACTTCTACACAAACTCAGCCGACGACGACTACAACTCAGAGACCCACTACGACTACGAGTACTACCACCACAATCAGGCAATCAACATACCCGAGCCAATTGTTGGAAACCCACAACCCTTATTCAATAAACCAAGCCTTCCACTTTAGCACCCCATTAGACTACCACAGCTACTTCGAAGACATAAAAGAACCTTCCCCCACTCCAGGACCTCAAGACATTAAAATTTCCTCCACACTGAAGCCTATAACTACGACAACACAAAGAGATACAGAAGTGGCAACTCAAAGGCAATACCAGCAGCAATCTACACCGAACTACGCCCAAAGTTATAGACCTGAAGAACATTATGAATCAGAAGTACAGAACTCTAGGTACCCAGTCTATAATACTAACGACTATGTATCTAAAAGTGAAACAAATCAAGAACTGGCAATCCCCGAGACACAATCCGGTCATTTTAAAGCGCAATCCAATAACGAAAATCCAACAGACTACACAAATACGAAATTCACTGAATCAAAGCCAAATATATCTGAGGATGAGCATCGTACCGAAGTATCCAATCAAGCCCCATCGTCTGAAGACGGCTCACAAACTTATGAGTACAATCGATATGAAACTATAGATCAAAATGAAGACACAACTACCACAACAACGACAGAGGCTTCAACAAGGAAAAACATCCTCAGGACCAGAGGACGACCACGATACACTACATCAAGACCAAACTCAAATGAATCCACAACAAGATATGTAGCCACCCGCAGACCTTTGCGCGAACGTAGACCATTGCCAACCAGAAATAAGTATGAACCAAATAGACTTACCACTGAAAAACCAAAAACACCTGTAGATTCCAATGAAAGTACAACTAGGGCAACACGCACTAGAACAAGAGGCAGAATTCAATACAGACCAACCGGTACTGATTATTATGACAGAAAAGTTAAGTCTAACGGCAAAGAAGAAGATTTGGCTTATCAAAGAGATGTGCTACATCAGAATTATCCTGTAACTCTGATGGAGAGATCTAGTACAGTTGATATTGAAGCTATTACCGAACCAGCTAAAGCTCAAAGTGATGTCCCAAAAACTGAAAGCTTGGACACTGAAAATGCTTATTCGAACGAGAAAATGTCATTCAGTCAATCTGGTCAGTCTGCAGTTAGTGAGAAAGAGTACAAAGAAGATATTTATGTGCCGAAGTATTCTTTAAGTGGAACAGGTCAAACTGAACCACCATACGTCCCGTTTTTGCCGTCAACACGTAACGAAGAATACTATTATCCTTCAAGTGACGGCTCTGCACCAGCAGAACAAGAAAAATATCTTGAAACAGATAAGGAAGAAAGTTACTCACCTGAAACTACGTCAGTAAATAAATCGGAAAATTTTGAATCCAACGCTTACGTTACCGACATAGTAAATTTTGCTTCTGACGACAATTTACCAGCATACTCCATTAATGATGAACTGTCTGGCGATACTCTTGAGGATCCGACCACACCACCTGATATAGAAGTCACTAAAGTAGCTAAACATGAGTCTAATAGCCAAGAAATCGAGGACGATGATTCAATCGAAACTACACCATCGTACCATAGAGTCCGTGTTCGCCCAGGAGTCGTTCGACAATACCATCAGTCAACTACAGAGTCATCGAGAGTTAAATCTGAAAGGCGACGACCACAGGGCGTGACTTACAGACCTGCATATGACAGAAAAAGAACGACCATGCGCATTGAAGAAATAGAAGCTGatctaaaaacaaaacaagtgcATTCGCGACCAGAAGTTGAGGATTTCAAACATCCAGTGTATAAGCCTGAGCCGTCAACAGAACCAGTTAATACAGATAGTCAGGAAACTACAACTAAACGAGGACACTTCAGGAGAAGACGCCCAAGCTACTCCCATATTACTTCCACTACTGAATCATCAGTAACTCGAAGAACTTATGATATTAAGAATCGATTCAGAGGAAGACGACCAACGGAAAAACCTTCTGAAAAACCTGAACCGACGGAGGTTATTAGTTCAACAACTAGAAGTCCACTTTACACTCGTTATAGTCCTAGACCTAAGCTTTCAGAAAGATATACTAAGAAACAGGAATCTGAAGAAGATGTTGAAGATCAAGACTCCAACTTTTCTATAAACAGACCAAGTTATGTCGAACCTGACTCAATTTTCTGGTCTCCTAAAATTACCAATGAGTCATTCAAACCTTTTAACCCAAACAACATAGGGGATGACAAAAAAGTAGTTACAACCGAGAGAAGATCCGACAGGGGTTCAGAAATGGATATAATAACAGTAGGAAATCAAGACGATGATATTCTTATCTCTGTAACACCAGCATACAACAATAGGAATAGCAAAAACATTCCAGAAATCCCTCCCACACTAGAAGCATTCGTAGAACAAAGTAAAATTACTAAGCCAGACTCAGTCGAATCAATGTCTACTTTCGAAAGTATGCTGGAAGAAGTGATGAAGAGCTTGGAAGAGCAAGATCAAGACGAGTATACAACTAAAGTGATGAAGCATAAAGGGGGTGAAATTGGTGAAATACCACCAGAAACAATTTCTTCTGATGACGCTTCGCAGCCTACAAGCATTGCTATCGAAGAAACAACTGTGGAATCCTCTGCCGATACTGAAGCAGTAAATGAG GAGGAACAAGAAAGAAAAACTCGTCGTCGTGGCTTCTGGAAGAAAATCAAAGTTCGTCCAGTTACTGATCCTATAGACGTCGCGGAGTCTCAATACTACAGTAGTACAGTGAATCGTCTCGGCCAACCAATTAAAAACTCGAAATACAACCACGAAAAATCGGAGAGATACGACAAAAAGATCGCAGTCACAACTTACAAGCCAGCTTTTCAATTCATCAAAGATTTGTTTGAAAGTAATGAAGATACTATGCTTCGGAAAGTTCCCCCCACTGTTGAAATAACTAAGATAAAAGAGACAGAAAAGGAAGATCAGCAGTTCACGTCTAAGCAGAATACTACAACGGAAAAATCGTACCTGAATCCAGGAGATTTAGATCTAGGTACAGGATCACCAGACCCCACTATCGACGATTTTTATCTAACAACTACAGAAGCAACTAAAATCGATAGGTCAGAAGGTTTCAGTTTCATGGATTATTTTTTCGGTGCTAGGTCACAAGAGAAAGAATCTCAAGAAACTGGTACAAATGTAACGACGAAAACTGATTTTGAAATAACAACGGAATCCAAACCTGGTATAGTAACAACAGAGACTACTTACATTCCCGATGAGATAACAACTGAAAGCAACAATGAGTCTAACGGAAACCCGAAGAAAGACGTAAGTGCTGACATTGACATTTCTGCTAGTACCGTAACGCCAACTGTCAAATTTCAAACGTCTTCTGCCGAAATTGAAACGTCATCTATGTCATCTTTTATGGACCCAGCCAATGTCGTGAGCACATCAATGACAACACAAGTATCACATGAAACCGAAATATGTTTCAGAGGCAAATGTATCAAAACTAGCAAAGGccttttataa